A portion of the Krasilnikovia cinnamomea genome contains these proteins:
- a CDS encoding polysaccharide deacetylase family protein: MTVTASPTWKTMPALMYHSVSAVAGPMRDLAVPPERLAEQLTALSAAGYRLVGLTEALDLLDSGCTDNLLAVTFDDGYRDFLTEAVPALAAAGARATLYASVGHLGAHADWLGRWSPDFGPMLTWDELAEVAAAGIEIGNHSLVHHPLDVLPPAQLREEVVRSHGELEQRLQLKVRSFAYPHGYNGRRVRDVVEAAGHDNATEVGRRLHRPNERRFAVPRLQPTPDHTGADLVALVRGGGSALLPQAKRLAQPAWRLVRRAARSTGRNLT; the protein is encoded by the coding sequence GTGACCGTCACGGCGTCGCCGACGTGGAAGACCATGCCGGCACTCATGTACCACTCCGTTTCCGCGGTGGCCGGGCCCATGCGGGACCTCGCCGTACCCCCGGAACGCCTCGCCGAACAGCTCACCGCGCTCTCCGCGGCGGGATACCGCCTGGTCGGCCTCACGGAAGCGCTGGACCTGCTGGACTCCGGCTGCACGGACAACCTGCTGGCGGTCACCTTCGACGACGGCTACCGGGACTTCCTCACCGAGGCCGTGCCGGCACTGGCCGCCGCGGGCGCCCGCGCCACCCTGTACGCCTCCGTCGGCCACCTGGGCGCGCACGCCGACTGGCTGGGCCGCTGGTCGCCGGACTTCGGCCCGATGCTGACCTGGGACGAACTGGCCGAGGTCGCGGCCGCCGGGATCGAGATCGGCAACCACAGCCTCGTACACCACCCCCTCGACGTGCTGCCGCCCGCGCAACTGCGCGAGGAGGTCGTGCGCAGCCACGGCGAGCTGGAGCAGCGGCTGCAGCTCAAGGTGCGCAGCTTCGCCTACCCGCACGGCTACAACGGCCGCCGGGTACGCGACGTCGTCGAGGCCGCCGGGCACGACAACGCCACCGAGGTGGGGCGGCGACTGCACCGGCCCAACGAGCGGCGCTTCGCCGTACCCCGGTTGCAGCCGACCCCCGACCACACCGGCGCCGACCTGGTGGCCCTCGTCCGTGGCGGCGGCAGCGCGCTGCTGCCGCAGGCCAAGCGGCTCGCCCAGCCCGCGTGGCGCCTGGTGCGCCGCGCGGCGCGCAGCACCGGCCGGAACCTGACGTGA
- a CDS encoding nucleoside/nucleotide kinase family protein, with protein sequence MLTFAGLVERARALAADGRRAVLGITGAPAAGKSTLAGDLLAALAPAPPPGLPAHGWVAHVPMDGFHLADRELDRLGLRERKGAPETFDPLGYAALLRRLREDADDIVYAPGFERVLEQPLAGAIAVPRGARLILTEGNYLLLDDPRWAAARPLFDEVWFVELPDAERLRRLIARHVRFGKAEEAALAWATGTDERNAALIAATRDRADLVVPAGLMRRVGMPPD encoded by the coding sequence GTGCTGACGTTCGCGGGGCTGGTGGAGCGGGCCCGCGCGCTCGCGGCCGATGGGCGCCGGGCGGTCCTCGGGATCACCGGCGCCCCGGCCGCCGGCAAATCCACGCTGGCCGGGGACCTGCTGGCCGCCCTGGCCCCGGCGCCGCCGCCCGGGCTGCCCGCGCACGGCTGGGTCGCGCACGTGCCGATGGACGGCTTCCACCTGGCCGACCGGGAGCTGGACCGGCTGGGCCTGCGCGAGCGCAAGGGTGCCCCGGAGACGTTCGACCCGCTCGGGTACGCGGCCCTGCTGCGCCGCCTGCGCGAGGACGCGGACGACATCGTCTACGCGCCCGGCTTCGAACGGGTCCTCGAACAACCGCTCGCGGGCGCCATCGCCGTGCCCCGCGGCGCCCGCCTGATCCTCACCGAGGGCAACTACCTGCTGCTCGACGACCCCCGCTGGGCGGCGGCCCGGCCGCTGTTCGACGAGGTGTGGTTCGTCGAACTGCCCGACGCCGAGCGGCTGCGCCGCCTGATCGCGCGGCACGTGCGGTTCGGCAAGGCCGAGGAGGCCGCGCTCGCCTGGGCCACCGGCACGGACGAGCGCAACGCCGCCCTGATCGCCGCGACCCGCGACCGTGCCGACCTGGTCGTCCCGGCCGGCCTGATGCGGCGGGTGGGCATGCCGCCGGACTGA
- a CDS encoding metallophosphoesterase yields the protein MSVEEAVQAATPRRRVARAMRFAATITAITLLLFGVPWWTLLLAGNHWPTAVVTGGTVLFVAALVSFPPLMMAGHGRHLDWAARVSDTELGVIWVLFAWAVLGNLLRPVLQLAGVADPLRSRLITVAVVGVALVLLGWGYVEAMRVPRVRRVDVRLDRLGPALDGLRVVLITDTHYGPIDRARWSAGVTEVINSLDPDVVAHTGDIADGEVAARRAQAAPLADVRAALARVYVTGNHEYFSGAQRWVEHMATLGWEALHNRHIVVERGGDRLVLAGVDDRTAGGSGVPGHHADHVAALAGTDPALPVLLLAHQPQQIGGAVAHGVDLQLSGHTHGGQIWPFHYLVRTDQPVLQGLSQHGPRTQLYTSRGTGFWGPPFRVFAPSEITLITLRRA from the coding sequence GTGTCGGTCGAGGAAGCGGTGCAGGCCGCGACGCCGCGACGCCGTGTCGCCCGCGCCATGCGGTTCGCGGCGACGATCACGGCGATCACTCTGCTGCTGTTCGGGGTCCCCTGGTGGACGCTGCTGCTGGCCGGCAACCACTGGCCCACGGCGGTCGTCACGGGCGGCACCGTGCTGTTCGTCGCGGCGCTGGTCAGCTTCCCGCCGCTGATGATGGCCGGGCACGGCCGCCACCTCGACTGGGCCGCCCGGGTGTCCGACACCGAACTCGGCGTGATCTGGGTTCTGTTCGCCTGGGCGGTGCTCGGCAACCTGCTGCGGCCGGTGCTGCAGCTGGCGGGCGTCGCCGACCCGCTGCGCTCGCGCCTGATCACCGTCGCCGTGGTCGGTGTCGCCCTGGTCCTGCTCGGCTGGGGGTACGTCGAGGCGATGCGGGTGCCCCGGGTGCGCCGCGTCGACGTGCGGCTGGACCGGCTCGGCCCGGCCCTGGACGGCCTGCGGGTGGTGCTTATCACCGACACCCACTACGGCCCGATCGACCGGGCCCGCTGGTCCGCCGGGGTCACCGAAGTGATCAACTCACTGGATCCGGACGTGGTGGCCCACACCGGCGACATCGCCGACGGGGAGGTGGCCGCGCGGCGCGCGCAGGCCGCCCCGCTGGCCGACGTCCGCGCCGCCCTCGCCCGGGTGTACGTCACCGGCAACCACGAGTACTTCAGCGGCGCCCAGCGGTGGGTGGAACACATGGCCACCCTGGGCTGGGAGGCCCTGCACAACCGGCACATCGTCGTCGAGCGCGGCGGCGATCGGCTGGTGCTGGCCGGGGTCGACGACCGGACGGCGGGCGGTTCCGGGGTGCCGGGCCACCACGCGGACCACGTGGCCGCCCTGGCCGGTACCGACCCGGCGCTGCCGGTGCTGCTGCTCGCCCATCAGCCCCAGCAGATCGGCGGGGCCGTGGCGCACGGCGTCGACCTGCAACTGTCCGGGCACACCCACGGCGGGCAGATCTGGCCCTTCCACTACCTGGTCCGCACGGACCAGCCCGTGCTGCAGGGGCTGAGCCAGCACGGCCCGCGCACGCAGCTCTACACCAGCCGTGGCACCGGCTTCTGGGGACCGCCGTTCCGCGTCTTCGCCCCGAGCGAGATCACCCTCATCACTCTGCGCCGCGCCTGA
- a CDS encoding ABC transporter ATP-binding protein/permease, giving the protein MRLLRDLWATAPRRTALVAALIVLGATGQAGALALAGPVLVNRSVPLFAVLAAALVTAVLTDLAIGLIVARLTADWTAAVRRGLCRVALGQDLPTLENTPVGELLDRIDSDVYQVGAELRGPGVRIAQSMAVATLSIVTAFLVWWPAAIAMVLVSGLLVATMSGPIRSISPLRIAEEEAWSDLAAVMEEAIHGQDDVRTSLAAPYVRRLYAERARAVLRRGRRVWRTSAKVTLKAGTITRALIAVLVVTGAWALTTGHVDGARLTAVWLLALGFGGTLEHVTRMVPELQNALGAWSRVQMLRDVPQEPAGGAPPADGDLIVRDLTFRYGTDPDRAPALREVSLSFTRGRSYALIGRTGSGKSTLAKVLTRSVEVPRGTVTLGGVDLNDIDIELLRRWTAIVPQRTEILAGTLAENIALFDPELLPGAGQALAELGLTSWVEGLPEGIDTKLGEGGHKLSAGQEQLVAFARILVRDPHVVILDEATARMDPVTEGWVHRATDRLLTGRIGVIVAHRLSSVRRCDEVVVLADGRVLEAGPLRSSRRFAELLAASHVAAGPGEAAPGGVLLAERDDWEGSADTDDRDPEHANGSDGRAADAGAVLADAPPTAQAPPLPDPPPARTFREIVRLTTNDPRYGLAAVALFAVLVLFGLDGAILPLLWSHVVDGIGDPMWPALAIAAALLLTTPALYYTGAWFPEWWVRQMLRISLRLVHGQVGPRRVSKHTPAEVVAQGGDTERVVMLADNVVDNATSLVMIVAMTWASGSVVPALFFGGTMLLSGLAATLFGPRLEKAARRTVAARAAFATALVSSLSAARTVKLAGATRPVLTHLARLDTDRSVRQRREITTQVWARSTPSLVSGLLPIAAWALYLAGSLSAAATLIAVATLGAARWFAWTTASLVSQLPSARVWTARTVAMAGTAEYSAAVPGVDISAGTAPAPATAPRNPLTRLELQSFSAVHENGTVGVHDVDLAVERGQLVLVLGPVGSGKSSLLRALAGIVHHTGTLRWNGHPVDEPELFLRPNQVGYVAQLPRVLSGTVADNIQLGHPVDAADAVSTAQLEHDLTAAGGGLQLLIGHKGTRLSGGQLQRLALARALAPRTELLIADDVSSALDVTTELELWRALRGHGVTVVGSTSKRAALSQADRVVVLNGGRAVAQGTWQDLEEQWGHLAG; this is encoded by the coding sequence ATGCGCCTGCTCCGCGACCTGTGGGCCACCGCCCCCCGCCGTACGGCGCTGGTGGCCGCGCTCATCGTGCTCGGCGCCACCGGCCAGGCGGGGGCCCTCGCCCTGGCGGGTCCCGTCCTGGTGAACCGCTCGGTGCCGCTGTTCGCGGTGCTGGCCGCCGCGCTGGTCACCGCCGTACTCACCGACCTGGCGATCGGGCTGATCGTGGCGCGGCTCACCGCGGACTGGACCGCCGCGGTCCGCCGTGGCCTGTGCCGGGTGGCCCTCGGGCAGGATCTGCCCACCCTGGAGAACACCCCGGTCGGTGAGCTGCTCGACCGCATCGACAGTGACGTCTACCAGGTCGGTGCGGAGCTTCGCGGGCCCGGCGTACGGATCGCCCAGTCCATGGCCGTCGCGACCCTGTCCATCGTCACCGCGTTCCTGGTGTGGTGGCCCGCCGCCATCGCGATGGTGCTGGTCTCCGGGCTGCTGGTCGCCACGATGAGCGGGCCGATCCGGAGCATCTCGCCGCTGCGCATCGCCGAGGAGGAGGCGTGGAGCGACCTCGCCGCGGTGATGGAGGAGGCGATCCACGGCCAGGACGACGTCCGCACCAGCCTCGCCGCCCCGTACGTGCGGCGGCTCTACGCCGAACGGGCCCGCGCGGTGCTGCGGCGCGGCCGCCGCGTGTGGCGCACCTCGGCGAAGGTGACCCTGAAGGCCGGCACGATCACCCGGGCCCTGATCGCCGTCCTCGTGGTGACCGGCGCGTGGGCGCTGACCACGGGGCACGTCGACGGCGCCCGGCTGACCGCCGTGTGGCTGCTGGCGCTGGGCTTCGGCGGCACCCTCGAACACGTCACCCGGATGGTGCCCGAGCTGCAGAACGCGCTCGGCGCGTGGAGCCGGGTGCAGATGCTGCGCGACGTGCCGCAGGAGCCCGCCGGCGGTGCCCCACCGGCCGACGGCGACCTGATCGTGCGCGACCTCACGTTCCGGTACGGCACCGACCCCGACCGGGCCCCGGCGCTGCGCGAGGTGAGCCTGTCGTTCACGCGGGGCCGCTCGTACGCGCTGATCGGGCGTACCGGCTCCGGCAAGTCCACCCTGGCGAAGGTGCTCACCCGTTCCGTCGAGGTGCCGCGCGGCACCGTGACGCTGGGCGGGGTCGACCTCAACGACATCGACATCGAACTGCTGCGCCGGTGGACCGCGATCGTCCCGCAGCGCACCGAGATCCTCGCCGGCACCCTCGCGGAGAACATCGCCCTGTTCGACCCGGAGCTGCTGCCCGGCGCCGGGCAGGCGCTGGCCGAGCTGGGCCTGACGAGCTGGGTGGAGGGCCTGCCCGAGGGCATCGACACCAAGCTCGGCGAGGGCGGCCACAAGCTGTCCGCCGGGCAGGAGCAGCTCGTCGCGTTCGCCCGGATCCTCGTCCGGGACCCGCACGTGGTCATCCTGGACGAGGCGACCGCCCGGATGGACCCGGTCACCGAGGGCTGGGTGCACCGGGCCACCGACCGGCTACTCACCGGCCGCATCGGTGTGATCGTGGCGCACCGGCTGTCCTCGGTGCGCCGCTGCGACGAGGTGGTCGTGCTGGCCGACGGCCGGGTGCTGGAGGCGGGCCCGCTGCGCTCCTCGCGGCGCTTCGCCGAGCTGCTGGCCGCCAGCCATGTCGCGGCGGGACCGGGCGAGGCGGCCCCGGGCGGGGTGCTGCTGGCCGAGCGCGACGACTGGGAGGGCTCCGCCGACACCGACGACCGCGACCCGGAGCACGCCAACGGCTCGGACGGCCGCGCCGCTGACGCGGGCGCGGTGCTCGCCGACGCGCCGCCGACGGCGCAGGCGCCGCCGCTGCCGGACCCGCCGCCCGCCCGGACGTTCCGGGAGATCGTGCGGCTGACCACCAACGACCCACGGTACGGCCTGGCCGCGGTCGCGCTCTTCGCCGTGCTGGTCCTGTTCGGGCTGGACGGCGCGATCCTGCCGCTGCTGTGGTCGCACGTCGTCGACGGCATCGGCGATCCGATGTGGCCCGCCCTGGCCATCGCGGCGGCCCTGCTGCTGACCACCCCGGCGCTGTACTACACCGGTGCGTGGTTCCCGGAGTGGTGGGTCCGGCAGATGCTGCGGATCAGCCTGCGGCTGGTGCACGGACAGGTCGGGCCGCGCCGGGTCAGCAAACACACCCCGGCCGAGGTGGTCGCGCAGGGCGGCGACACCGAGCGGGTCGTGATGCTCGCGGACAACGTCGTCGACAACGCCACCAGCCTCGTGATGATCGTGGCGATGACGTGGGCGTCCGGTTCGGTCGTACCGGCGCTGTTCTTCGGCGGCACGATGCTGCTGTCGGGGCTGGCGGCCACGTTGTTCGGGCCGCGGCTGGAGAAGGCGGCCCGGCGTACCGTCGCCGCCCGCGCCGCGTTCGCGACCGCGCTGGTCTCGTCACTGTCCGCGGCCCGCACGGTGAAGCTGGCCGGGGCGACCCGGCCGGTGCTGACCCACCTGGCCCGCCTCGACACCGATCGCAGCGTTCGGCAGCGCCGCGAGATCACCACCCAGGTGTGGGCCCGCTCCACGCCGTCGCTGGTCAGCGGGTTACTGCCGATCGCGGCGTGGGCGTTGTACCTGGCGGGTTCGCTGTCCGCCGCGGCGACGCTGATCGCGGTGGCCACCCTGGGCGCGGCCCGGTGGTTCGCGTGGACGACCGCGTCGCTGGTGTCGCAGCTGCCCTCGGCGCGGGTCTGGACCGCCCGTACGGTCGCCATGGCCGGCACGGCCGAGTACTCGGCCGCCGTGCCCGGGGTGGACATCTCGGCGGGCACGGCCCCGGCGCCGGCCACCGCGCCGCGCAACCCGCTGACCCGGCTGGAGCTGCAATCCTTCAGCGCCGTGCACGAGAACGGCACGGTCGGGGTGCACGACGTCGACCTGGCCGTCGAACGTGGCCAGTTGGTGCTGGTGCTCGGACCGGTCGGCTCGGGCAAGTCCTCGCTGCTGCGCGCGCTGGCCGGCATCGTGCACCACACCGGCACGCTGCGCTGGAACGGCCACCCGGTGGACGAGCCGGAGCTGTTCCTGCGGCCCAACCAGGTCGGCTACGTCGCCCAGCTGCCCCGGGTGCTGTCCGGCACGGTGGCGGACAACATCCAGCTCGGTCACCCGGTGGACGCCGCGGACGCGGTCTCCACCGCGCAGCTGGAACACGACCTGACCGCGGCCGGTGGCGGCCTGCAACTGCTCATCGGGCACAAGGGCACCCGGCTGTCGGGCGGGCAGTTGCAGCGGCTGGCGCTGGCCCGGGCGCTGGCGCCCCGTACGGAGCTGCTGATCGCGGACGACGTGTCGTCCGCGCTGGATGTCACGACGGAGCTGGAGCTGTGGCGGGCACTGCGCGGGCACGGGGTGACCGTGGTCGGCTCGACCTCCAAGCGGGCCGCGCTCAGCCAGGCGGACCGGGTGGTCGTGCTGAACGGCGGCCGCGCGGTGGCGCAGGGCACCTGGCAGGACCTCGAGGAGCAGTGGGGGCACCTGGCGGGCTGA
- a CDS encoding peptidoglycan-binding protein, with the protein MSARGMLSVVGTAVGGLIGWPADQPPPADPDALRELFGDLGVAVGPDERDLSAAVRSFQARSGLAEDGVAGPRTVHRLVRSAAQARDLRGFRAA; encoded by the coding sequence ATGTCCGCACGAGGAATGCTCAGCGTGGTCGGCACGGCGGTCGGCGGGCTGATCGGCTGGCCCGCCGACCAGCCACCGCCGGCCGACCCGGACGCGCTCCGCGAGCTGTTCGGGGATCTCGGCGTCGCCGTGGGGCCCGACGAGCGGGACCTGTCCGCTGCGGTCCGGTCCTTTCAGGCCCGCTCGGGCCTCGCCGAGGACGGGGTGGCCGGGCCACGCACCGTGCACCGCCTGGTCCGCTCCGCCGCCCAGGCGCGGGATCTGCGCGGGTTCCGCGCGGCCTGA
- a CDS encoding MerR family transcriptional regulator: MHESDPLEGPRVGEDGDVGYRGVTACHAAGISYRQLDYWARTALVVPSIRDASGSGTQRLYSFRDLVVLKVVKRLLDAGVSLQNIRKAIETLRSRGVEDLAGITLISDGTTVYECRSPEEVVDLLQGGQGVFGIAIGGAFKEIQGSLSHLPAEPASAPQPVGAAAPAEPAAGDELAARRARRRVG, from the coding sequence GTGCACGAGTCAGATCCTCTCGAGGGTCCCCGGGTCGGCGAGGACGGCGACGTCGGCTATCGCGGCGTGACGGCCTGCCACGCGGCGGGCATCAGCTACCGCCAGCTCGACTACTGGGCGCGTACCGCGCTGGTCGTGCCCAGCATCCGCGACGCGTCCGGCTCCGGCACGCAGCGGCTCTACTCGTTCCGTGACCTGGTGGTCCTCAAGGTCGTGAAGCGGTTGCTCGACGCCGGGGTGTCGCTGCAGAACATCCGCAAGGCGATCGAGACACTGCGCTCGCGCGGCGTCGAGGACCTGGCCGGGATCACCCTGATCTCCGACGGCACGACCGTCTACGAATGCCGCTCCCCGGAAGAGGTCGTGGACCTGCTGCAGGGCGGCCAGGGCGTGTTCGGCATCGCGATCGGCGGCGCCTTCAAGGAGATCCAGGGATCGCTGTCGCACCTGCCGGCCGAGCCCGCCAGCGCCCCGCAGCCGGTCGGCGCGGCCGCGCCCGCCGAGCCGGCGGCGGGCGACGAGCTGGCCGCCCGCCGGGCCCGCCGCCGCGTCGGCTGA
- a CDS encoding bifunctional nuclease family protein: MRELSVVGVRVELPSNQPIVLLREVDGDRYLPIWIGAVEATAIAYEQQGVKPARPLTHDLLRDILAALQAPLKAVEITELKENVFYADLLIGDDLRVSARPSDSIALALRVGAPIRCADQVLTEAGIVIPDEQEDEVEKFREFLDQVRPEDFAG, translated from the coding sequence GTGCGCGAGCTGAGCGTGGTCGGAGTTCGGGTGGAGCTGCCCAGCAACCAGCCGATCGTCCTGCTCAGGGAGGTCGACGGTGATCGGTACCTGCCGATCTGGATCGGCGCGGTGGAGGCGACCGCCATCGCGTACGAGCAGCAGGGCGTCAAACCGGCCCGGCCGCTGACCCATGACCTGCTGCGGGACATCCTCGCGGCGCTGCAGGCGCCGCTGAAGGCCGTGGAGATCACGGAGCTGAAGGAGAACGTGTTCTACGCTGATCTGCTGATCGGTGACGATCTGCGGGTCTCGGCGCGGCCCAGTGACTCGATCGCGCTGGCGCTGCGGGTCGGCGCGCCGATCCGCTGCGCGGACCAGGTACTCACCGAGGCCGGCATCGTCATCCCGGACGAGCAGGAGGACGAGGTGGAGAAATTCCGCGAGTTCCTCGATCAGGTCCGGCCGGAGGACTTCGCGGGCTGA
- a CDS encoding MerR family transcriptional regulator produces MSIGEVLAHLRTEFPDTTISKLRFLEAEGLVDPQRTASGYRKYTWNDVARLRFVLTAQRDQYLPLRVIREQLEAVERGEGEPPAAGRPALVAVGPEGDVPVETGDVRVSRADLVARTGVADDLLTELERLGLVLSRPPGWYDGDAVVIVEAVVGLTRHGLELRHLRAFRVAADREVGLFTQLLAPLVRQHDPGARARAAETARELQALSQRLHAALVRAGLRATLGR; encoded by the coding sequence ATGAGCATCGGGGAGGTGCTGGCCCACCTGCGGACGGAGTTCCCCGACACGACGATCTCGAAGCTGCGATTCCTCGAGGCGGAGGGGCTGGTCGATCCCCAGCGCACCGCCTCCGGCTACCGCAAGTACACCTGGAACGACGTGGCCCGGCTGCGGTTCGTGCTCACCGCCCAGCGCGACCAGTACCTGCCGCTGCGGGTGATCCGCGAGCAGTTGGAGGCGGTGGAGCGGGGGGAGGGCGAGCCTCCGGCCGCCGGACGGCCCGCCCTGGTGGCGGTCGGCCCCGAGGGTGACGTGCCGGTGGAGACCGGCGACGTGCGGGTCTCCCGCGCCGATCTGGTCGCGCGTACCGGGGTCGCCGATGACCTGCTCACCGAGCTGGAACGGCTGGGCCTGGTGCTGTCCCGGCCGCCCGGCTGGTACGACGGCGACGCCGTGGTCATCGTCGAGGCCGTGGTGGGGCTGACCCGGCACGGGCTGGAGCTGCGGCATCTGCGCGCGTTCCGGGTCGCGGCGGACCGCGAGGTGGGTCTGTTCACGCAGTTGCTGGCTCCGCTGGTGCGCCAGCATGATCCGGGCGCCCGCGCCCGCGCCGCCGAGACGGCCCGCGAGCTGCAGGCGCTGTCGCAGCGGCTGCACGCGGCCCTGGTGCGGGCCGGGCTGCGCGCGACGCTCGGCCGCTGA
- the odhI gene encoding oxoglutarate dehydrogenase inhibitor Odhl — MTRPDDEFPPLDVTSTLNLGALDEVLEGPETDVVPSRMSGSLPPGMALLVVRRGPNAGARFLLDHDVTTSGRHPDSDIFLDDVTVSRRHAEFHRDGGTFTVRDVGSLNGTYVNRERVESATLSNGDEVQIGKFRLVFIAGPRPESEGGGA, encoded by the coding sequence ATGACGCGCCCAGACGACGAGTTTCCCCCGCTCGACGTCACGTCCACGCTCAACCTCGGCGCTCTCGACGAGGTGCTCGAGGGTCCCGAGACCGATGTGGTGCCGAGCCGGATGTCCGGTTCGCTGCCGCCCGGCATGGCGCTGCTCGTGGTGCGCCGTGGCCCGAACGCGGGGGCGCGGTTCCTGCTGGATCACGACGTGACGACCAGCGGCCGGCATCCCGACAGTGACATCTTCCTCGACGACGTGACCGTGTCGCGGCGCCACGCGGAGTTCCACCGCGACGGCGGCACCTTCACGGTGCGCGACGTGGGCTCGCTCAACGGCACCTACGTCAACCGGGAGCGGGTCGAGTCGGCCACGCTCAGCAACGGCGACGAGGTGCAGATCGGCAAGTTCCGCCTGGTGTTCATCGCCGGTCCCCGGCCGGAGAGCGAGGGCGGCGGGGCGTGA
- the gcvH gene encoding glycine cleavage system protein GcvH, translated as MIPEDLRYTSEHEWVAGDGSGPVRVGITHFAQDALGDIVYVQLPEEGTAVRTGDALGEIESTKSVSEIYAPISGTVVSRNATLADEPELINAEPYAAGWLVEIAPEDPDSLQGLLDAAAYRSLTES; from the coding sequence GTGATTCCTGAGGACCTGCGGTACACGTCCGAACACGAGTGGGTGGCGGGCGACGGGAGCGGACCGGTGCGGGTGGGCATCACCCACTTCGCGCAGGACGCGCTCGGCGACATCGTGTACGTGCAGCTGCCCGAGGAGGGCACGGCGGTGCGCACGGGTGACGCGCTCGGGGAGATCGAGTCCACCAAGAGCGTGTCGGAGATCTACGCGCCGATCTCCGGGACGGTGGTGTCGCGCAACGCGACGCTGGCCGACGAACCGGAGCTGATCAATGCCGAGCCGTACGCGGCCGGCTGGCTGGTGGAGATTGCTCCGGAAGATCCGGATTCGCTCCAGGGCCTGCTGGACGCGGCCGCCTACCGTTCGCTCACCGAGAGCTGA
- a CDS encoding DUF881 domain-containing protein, with product MSDQHRPRPADPAQDTARDDEPTVVTPRDEPGVPTPGDEPTVVTPRDEPGAPTPGDEPTVVTSRDESTVVTPGDESTVVASGDEPTVATRREEPFAAAAEDEPVVAGGDEPAAVMSRDRVGAASASADRAPIAAPEAQPTAVSLDPVEVDRMASAPDAAGAEGTGAEGAGADSAGTESTGTESTGTESTGTESTGTESTGTESAGAGDAGAVPARRPAPWRRVSSAGALIWVLLALFGFTLVVQLRSNGSDEGLATARQEDLVRILSDLEARDTRLQAEINALEQSQRQLTSGVAGRQAALAEADKRADELGLLAGTLPGRGPGLRITIDPKGQGVKASAILNAVQELRGAGGEVMELAGAGGAPVRIVAGSYFVDSDGGGITVDGVRLTGPYTLSVIGVPQTMQTALQIPGGVVASVEGAGGSVTMEQRAMVEVTAVRKATNLQYARPVS from the coding sequence ATGAGCGACCAGCACCGACCGCGCCCGGCAGACCCGGCCCAGGACACCGCGCGAGACGACGAGCCGACCGTCGTCACGCCGCGCGATGAGCCGGGGGTGCCCACGCCGGGCGACGAGCCGACCGTCGTCACACCGCGCGATGAGCCGGGGGCGCCCACGCCGGGCGACGAGCCGACGGTCGTGACGTCACGCGACGAGTCGACGGTCGTGACGCCAGGCGACGAGTCGACGGTCGTGGCGTCCGGCGATGAGCCCACGGTTGCCACGCGGCGGGAGGAACCGTTCGCGGCTGCGGCGGAGGACGAGCCGGTCGTGGCGGGGGGCGACGAGCCCGCGGCCGTCATGTCGCGCGACCGGGTCGGCGCTGCCTCGGCCTCGGCGGATCGGGCTCCGATCGCCGCGCCGGAGGCGCAACCGACCGCGGTGTCACTCGATCCGGTGGAAGTCGACCGGATGGCATCAGCCCCGGACGCGGCTGGCGCGGAGGGCACTGGCGCGGAGGGCGCTGGCGCGGACAGCGCGGGCACGGAGAGCACTGGCACGGAGAGCACCGGCACGGAGAGCACCGGCACGGAGAGCACCGGCACGGAGAGCACCGGCACGGAGAGCGCTGGCGCCGGGGACGCTGGCGCGGTTCCCGCGCGGCGGCCGGCGCCCTGGCGGCGGGTGTCGTCGGCGGGCGCGTTGATCTGGGTCCTGCTGGCGCTGTTCGGCTTCACGCTGGTGGTGCAGTTGCGCAGCAACGGCAGCGACGAGGGGCTGGCGACCGCGCGGCAAGAGGACCTGGTGCGCATCCTGTCCGACCTGGAAGCCCGCGACACCCGGCTGCAAGCGGAGATCAACGCGCTGGAGCAGAGCCAGCGTCAGCTCACCTCGGGCGTGGCGGGGCGGCAGGCGGCGCTGGCGGAGGCCGACAAGCGCGCGGACGAGCTGGGCCTGCTGGCGGGCACCCTGCCGGGCCGGGGGCCCGGTCTGCGGATCACGATCGATCCGAAGGGGCAGGGGGTCAAGGCGTCGGCGATCCTCAACGCGGTGCAGGAGCTGCGCGGCGCGGGCGGTGAGGTGATGGAGCTGGCCGGGGCGGGTGGCGCGCCCGTCCGCATCGTGGCGGGAAGCTACTTCGTGGACTCCGACGGTGGCGGCATCACCGTCGACGGCGTGCGGCTCACCGGGCCGTACACGTTGTCGGTGATCGGGGTGCCGCAGACGATGCAGACCGCGTTGCAGATCCCCGGTGGGGTGGTCGCGTCCGTGGAGGGCGCCGGCGGTAGCGTGACCATGGAGCAACGCGCCATGGTCGAGGTGACCGCGGTGCGCAAGGCCACCAATCTGCAGTACGCGCGTCCGGTCTCCTGA